Below is a genomic region from Cyprinus carpio isolate SPL01 chromosome B6, ASM1834038v1, whole genome shotgun sequence.
ttacaatttatcaataaGTCTAAAATCAATGTAGCAGTTTTTTGGTCACATCAGTTTTTTTCTAGTAAAtacacactgaacacaaacatggtttgtttgtaaaataaaatctgtaggtCTAAATGTCACATTGTAATTTATAAGATCCATTTGTTTATACAGTTCAGTCAATATCCAATATATCTACACTGGTTGTCATAGCAATACTGACACTATGTGCAAAAATTAGTGAATATGAAAACTCTTGATTTGAATTGGATTTCAAACTAGACAAGCATTCTTGATCAGGTGGCCATGAGCTATTAAATGATAGTTCTGCATAATGAGCTGGGTAGTGAGTAGTGGCAACTTCTTTTCCTTTTACTTCATTGTAGCTCTAGATTAAACCCTTCACTGACTCATTAAATACAAAGAAGCAATTTCCCAGTTATAGATTCACCCTATCAAAAGGCTGGGAGTTAAAGGATAATCTAAATGCTCTCTaataaactaagacagaagtATAAGGATATGTCACTTAAGGGCACTCTCAATAACGTTAAATGATGAGCACAGCACACTACcgtaaaacactgcaaactaaTTGGTGGGTATATCTGGAGCAATCTCTAGTGTGCAGATGCAACACCGGACAGACAGAAAGCTCTCAACAGCAATGTAAACAGGATCACAGTACAGCACTTGCTTATTTTAGCCCTCATCTCAGTGTAAGTGTTTAGTATGGAGCTTACATGCCAAAATGGAATTAGTCTTCAGTAAcatcaacaaaatgttgtaacCCATTTTCCATTATCCAACCAAGTCTGGTTATGTCAGTTCATCTCTCAAATGatcaaaaatatttatgcaaGTAAATGCAAGGATGAAAAGCTGATTTGGGTTGGGAGTTGCTTATGTAACTGCTTTTTTGCACCAGTCCAAGCCATCTGTGCTGGTCAAAGGACTTTTACAATAAAGTGGTTCAACAACTACCGGGGAGAGGAACTCCTAAAACAAAGCTGAATCCCACAGATGTTTACCACCAAAAGGTTATAAGAGGGTGAACTGTGCCCGTGAAGAAACACGAGCCAAACCTCTTAAGCTGTGCATTCCAATTctgaaatatagtaaaataggATTGGATAAAATGCTTTACTGCACGTGAAGAGTATTCAAAAGAGAGAATCAAGAGGGTGCAGTTGAGTTCATGGCAATACCATTCACTTCAGCAGTGGACCCTCATTGTTAAATCTAAATTCATTAActataatcacaatttaaaatccATGTCCAGACTTCTATAAACCTAAAGCCtggaatttctctctctctctctctcagtgggaGGAGATTTTCTGTCAGGGCTCATTTTAATTTTCTGGCATGTTGGAAATCAATTGTAACTGCAGGGTGATTAATGCAtcaataacccccccccccccaaaaaaaatattatactcttaaaataaatgttctttggTGGCGCCATAAAGAACTTTTCACTgtacaaaatgttctttaaaatgttttaaatatttaaatgttctgCACACTAaggaaaaaatggttattttaagaatgGCTGACTGAAAGGTTCTCTCGGTAAtgcaaaaatggttcttctatgacattgcCAAAAACATTTTGGgacctacatttaaaaaaattggtaaaaaaaaaaaaaatactgttcaatTTTACTAAACTCTACATACATCTTGTCTTCCAAGTTGCAACCTATACCACTTGCACTTTTAGAAGTCATGCAACactgttcattaaaaaacataatacatgGAAACACAGGATTTTCACTTaacaaaagtgcaaaaaagaTGATCACTGCACTCTGCCAACTGGGTCAGATTAAAAAGAAACCTGATGGCTCACCTGAAATGCACCACTCCCTTGATGATCTCATCATTTAGAACACTGAGCAACATTAACTGAATCATTCACTTCCTCTTACTACAACGTGACtggtatgaaaaaaaagaaagaaaaaaaccctgcAAACATACCAGAATGAACACAAGATTGACCTTTTgataactcaaaaacaaaaaatgctggacatttagtcatttagcagacgcttttatccaaagcaacttgcaaatgatgacaatagaagaaatcaaaaccaacaaaagagcaataatatgctagtgctatgacaagtctggGTTAGcctaatatacacatatatactgtgtgtgtgtgtgtgtgtgtgtgtgtgtgtgtatataattcaacaaaataaaataaaataagtaggtAGAATAGAAAACGAATAGATAAGGCTTATGTTAGGGGCCCTTTCTTTAAGGAAAAGCAGTTAGAATACAGATTGCTcgagttagagggtcaagtcaacaaatagataaaatagaattagaatagagagtgctagagttagagggtcaaaccAGACTGCTGctaagaaaagacaaaaatgagaGCAGCCAGTGCTATGTTATGATCTCACTATTTCGTACTTTAGTCTAGTCTGTACTTATCAGAACAATCTTGGAACAATGTATTGCATCACATCTCATTTTACAGCCTCACTAGGATGAATCACTTACATTATATTATTGCACATTGTATTACACaaacactttggataaaagcatctaccaaattaacaaatataatttaacttaattattaGATCTGCAAAATGgagaaaacacacaaagaaattcaacaatttcttttgCACTGGTGCGCCAAATTAGGAAACACTTGTCCATTTGTCCTTGTTGTCCTCTTCTGTCTTCACATTATCACTTGATAAGGGTTTTTCGCCAGAAAAGTTTCAATGTCATAATGTGCTTGATCTACAAGCACAGATCCATCATGGATGGACTGCATCCATGCACTGCGCTCATTCTGCAGGGCTGCTGCGTCACATGCATCAGTATCTAAGGTCTGCATTCTATTGTGGCATGTTTAccttgcatattaaaataatcatgcaAAGTATCAGTGTTAAAACGGATCATCTTTCCAGTGAAAGATCACTCACCTCGTCTTTTCCTTCAGTGCTGCTCTCCCGCTGCTCAGAGGTGCAGagtttccttttgtttttacTCTCGGTTCTCTTCATTCTGATGGAAGGAGGTTGAGTAATACTCTACAATAGTAATATATCGGTGTCAGAATCCGGTGGTCAGTGAGTTTAGATGGTGAAACGAGCCTTGCTGTGATACATGACGAGCTAACCTCTCCTCAACTTCGGTccacaaacacaaagacagaaTCAGTGGTGAGGGCAGGTTCGACACCGTGGCTTCTGTGTTGCTCTCTCGACCTTAAGTTACAGCCCGAGTTGCCATGACAGCATGTCAGTTTTCTGTCAACACTATTTTGTCTTCAGTTTTACGTAAACTGTGCGGTTTTAGCGCGGCAAATCAACCGGCGGAACTCGCTAGCTCACTAGCTGTTTGCTGATAAAGTTTGACAACATCCGCAAAATAAACGCCTTTAAGGTTTACAAAAATGaagtgactgtttaaaaacaacgTGTAAATATACTCGCCGGGCTCGTGTCTGTCAATGTGAGACTGTAACGACAGGTCACCATTACGATGAATAACGCGGGGTTTCCAACGTGCTTGCAGCAGTTTCAAATCAGCCAGCGGATTGTCTCTTCTCTGTAAACTAATGCTTTAGCATCCCGGATTTATCTCAGCCAtaacaaaaacctttttaaaaacgCGATTTGTTCATCCAGTCACTGACGAGATGCTTTGCCGCGGAGCCACAGCTCAGCGCGAGCTCAACTGTTCATCGGGTCTCGAGCGCGAGCTCTGTTTTGACACGGATCATTCTATCACGCGGGGCACGAAGCTGCGCTTTGCTCCTCCAGTCTCTCTTGTTCAAACGTAACCCGGCCGATGAGGGGAAACGGCTCGGTGGCGAAAATAAGTGCTAATCAGAGCCGGTCCATGTCGTTGGTTTTCTTGTAGGAGGAAACCTTAACAGCTTCCTGAAGCTAGGATCAAGTAAATGTGCTGATCAAATGCTGATCTGAGTTCAGTCTGTTCGAGCAGAGTCCAAGTAGGGAGTATGCATATCCACTGGAGCGCTGATCTGAGTTCAGTATGTATGTCTTGCATTGCATATACACTAGAGGGCTGGGAACGTTGTTTCCTCCAATGGTTTAGAAGGGGCAAGTGAACAGCTCGGTTTTCGGGCTTTGTCTTTGCTGCCATCTGCAGACGAAAGTAAagtcgtcttttttttttggagaaccATTGCTGTATTTTCCTTCTGCATAAACATTATAAGCTGAAAGATAAAACAGTACAAAGTGTACAAATTAAATGGAAGTCTTTTATTGAgatatactgagaaaaaaaagaaggctGAGCAAATCTGAGCAGCAGGCTTAATTTCGTcattcttaatttctttttagtattcattttaattaaattataagagAAGTTCTCCATGTTTGTTATGGAATGTATTTGTCAAATGATGGGGAACGATTTGCAAGTTACTACTGGGAGTACTTGATTCTGAATTGTTGAACAGATAAAGCAATCATTTAAGCCATAAGATATATAGGTCTTAGGTTTGTATCAGAAAAATTATGTAGGAGGTCATAACATGAATCAAGAAACATAAAAGCATGACACCAAGACACAATAAATTGGAATAGCATGTAGCAAAATAGTCTATATATTTTGATGGATCTTGCTTTAAAGTTTTATAGTAAAGTTTAATCATTGCCATCAAGTAATGCAGAATAATGAGCAATAGCATCAACAATGAAATCTCTGAGTAGTATATGGATTTCATGTTTtcctaaaaatgtatataaacaagACAAGAGATATAATTAGACATTCTGAGAAATGAAAGTTTACTTGTTCCACACAATACAGattttaatttgaaacatttcagCATTTGAAAATTTCTAGTACTGtggtctgtttttatttcacagtattactttgAACAATCGAACTGATACAGTGTGTGAATTCATATTAAAAGGGAGAAAAACTATTTTATCTGTATGGCCAATAAcctacaaaacagaaaacaaaatttatACTTTACAAAAAGGAAGCAAATGTTATcagaatttaaaacagaaaaatagccAGAATCACTTTTAAACATGTAGAATATAGTGTAACATTATCAACGATGACACttttaacttatttcattttaatgaattgaCAATGCAAATGCACATAGTTCATTTATCACTGAAATACTTCTTCTCAGGATAATACTGCTTTATGACAATAGTGCCTATCAAAGAGAAAAAGGCTACAACTGTGAGGATGGTCCTCATGGCTTTAAACCAGCTGGGATATGTGGGCAGGAGGGACAGGTCATAATGCAATGCTATCCCAAGCCCCATTATCACAAGCACAGCAGACTGTGTAATGTCATGGCAAAAAAGCAGTGCAGTCCAGGCAATCAGAGAAGGAACCACACTGTTGGCTAAATTGAGCCAGTCAGGTTTTGCTGGGCTCCCGGCAGGCAAGGCGAAACCCCAGCGTACCCCACCAAGAAAAGAAACAATCGACGCTCCATACGCAACTTGAGCAAATGCAACTTCAGGAAGATACAGCTCTGTGACAGCCATAAGTAGAGGAGCAGATACAAAAGGTATGAGACCAGATAATCCAAGATAGAGGGCCGGCTTTGGAGCTTTCTTCAGGTCGCTCATGTCATAACGAACCAAGTCAAGTTCTCTTGGTGGACTCTCTTCCTGAGGACGTTTCTTCAGTCTATGTGAAGACCAGTGAAATGAATGGGCTCCCAGAACAGAACCAGCAACATGTCTTGGGGGCAGCTGTCCATATAAACCTCTAGTAAACAGTGTTGGACAGTGAGTGGTCCGCTGCCCTAAACAGGCAAACTTCCTGGACACCTGCATGAGGCCACTCCGCTGCATTCCCTGTTATTAGAGAGGAAAGAAATGTCaattaatacaatacaaatacatgTTAATGAGAATTCCCATAAACAACGGAAAATACATCACGTGTTAGAGGTCTATTACGAGGTAACGAGAGTACTGTTattcataatgtttaaaaaaaaagtgaaataaaatagaaagtgcAACAAAACATGACTGAGAGCAACAAAACCTGAAGTCCCTTTCTTTGGTTAAATGTTTCACTCACCCCAAAATTACGAAGGATGTGACGTCCGATTATACTTGCCAGCATTTTACCtgcaattcaaataataataaaacattattaaacctTTGTTTGAGGACAGTCATTGCGGTGCTGTCTGAATCAGATCGCCGCAGAACTAAATTATACATTACAAAAGCTAACGTGCTAACTGTGCACTCAGCATAAGCAGTGCTTATCTGTCAGAAACACATTCGACAGTAAACGGTTtaagaaataatgaaaacataCCTTGATTTCATATCATATTGTCGTAAAATAAAACGAAGAGTTTTTATTTGTCAGCACAAGGTCATTAGAAGGCATGTGGCGATGCGAAGCCAGACACAACATAACACGAATAAGCCCAGAAAGTTCCTATAAAAGTCCTACGGAAGTGTCCTGTatttgtcatgtatttaaatttagattatatACAATTAAGCATACCAATAattataagatatataaaaaagcTACACTAGGCGTTTATGGATAGGATGGAGTCTCGTGGGAATGGAATGTGCAAAACAACAGCAGTTTAAAgctatactttaaaatgtttgaattttttaaatgtatttatttatttaaattcattctaTTCCTATATAAACGTCTTGTCTACTTTGAGAGACTCTTTCTGCACTGTAAAGATTCTATTCCtatataaattcaatttaaaataaattcacaaatgtGATACAACTGTGTtcctaaacaacaaaaaagcacaattaattaaataaattcaatatttatttatttaaattcattctaTTCCtatataaattcaatttaaatataaacacaaacattctATTCCtatataaattcaatttaaatataaattcaaatgttATGCAAATGTGATACAACTGTGTAGTCTGaacaacaaaaaagcacaaatacaTCAAcagttaattataaaattaacgttttattcatattttatttaaataacataaattattattagcaaaacaattaacaattattattgcCAGCAAACTGTTCTTTTTAAGGGTCAGATGAAGCAGGTTCACATCTCTGGATCACTCATATGTGTTCGTCTCGTCCTGGTCACTCAAGGGCAATCGGGTTTTGATGGGTCATCcgttttgttaaattttaatagatttttcagATATGTGTGGGTGATTATTGACTGAATGACACGTCATAAATGTTTGTGCAAAATGGGAGTTTACTGTTTCAGTGATAGGCCTACCTGATATtgtattgtaaatttaaattacttCGCGTAACTTCCTCCAGGAAAGACACGATTCATCTGTTTGCTTTGCACATATTACGTTCacattgatgtgtgtgtgcatttttcatGAAGTCTATtaagtttatacacacacatctgGTAATTTTTGCTTTACTTCACGTCTACCAAAGCGTGAAATTCCATCACTCCATTTCTGGTAGCAGAGCCAAATTTGCATTGCCGGACGGCACGCAGTCTGCCATGTTGTTcacataatattttgtaaaaattttactcaatatatttcacaaataaagcaaaaagagTGAAGACAACTTTAAAAGTCCACACTCTGTCTGCGTCGAGTGCTCTCGTGAGTAAATCCTCTTGCTGGCTTGAGCTGAGGTGTTGTGACGCGGCGAGCGCGCTGTGCTCTGCGATCGATTAGCTCGCCTGTGCAGAAGTAGACAGGAACAAGTAGATGGATTGGCAAAGTCGGAACGAGTgtgattaaaaaacacaaacaaaatacagattCAGAAATACGACAACCTCCAAGCTGTCAAATTGAATTGACAAGCGGTGCATCATTGTCTTCGATTAACTTATTGGGATAGACAAGGGATCAAAAGGTAGGTGTATATCGAAATGTTTATTCGGTGGTTTGGTTTCGAGAGGGAGCCATTTTACAATACTTTATTTTTGCTCGGAATGCTAGCTTAGCCTAGCTCGCGTCGTGGCTAAAACAACACGCATTCCAGCACGACACAAGCCCGAGTCGTTACTGTTCACCCTTATGTATCCGTCTAATAATGCCTAAAAGTTTCTTTGCTCTAAGAGTTTGAATTTAAACACTCAGCGTGGACCGAAAGGTTTCTGCACACATTGAATGGCCTACTATGCTAACTGTGCCGTGCTAGCGAGTGTGCAGCAAGTAGAAATGCAAATAAGTATTTATTGTTAGTTCGTTTTAGTTTGTTAGTAAGTTTAGAACGTGTGGCTGAgcatattaaatattagtttgcAGTTATCacgaatatattttaaagtgtattttagtttatgttCTGCAGCTAACTCTTTTGCTAGTTATACGCCTGCTTTTAGTTTTCCTGTTTTGCATTATACAAATTACTTGTTTATCTTACTGTAACGTCAGCTAGACAATTCACGGCCCTGGACagataaattacatataaaatccACGGGCAAAGTGACGATTAGTCACGTTAAAAGTGtacttcactcaaaaatgacatttttgtcataatttactaacTCTCATTTTACTCCAGACTTATATGATTTGCTTTATTCTGAGCAATAGAAAAAGAGATGTTTGGCAGATATTATTCACTTTCACTCTTTTTCCATGCAGTAAAAGCCAAATAACAAAACAAGAGATGCTATTCTGCCTGTTATCTCAATTTCTGTTcctctgaggggaaaaaatacataGATTTTGAATATAGAGAAATTAGTATATGATGGcaagaatgttatttattttatgaatgaagttcaatattcaatatttttactgtaataaagtatcagtttaaaaaatgtaacctgTAAAGGCAGCTTATtgtgcttacaaaaaaaaaaaaaaaaaagcttttttggtgttttttaggAGCCAGCATTTGGGCACTGGCAGATCAcatgcacttttctttttttttttttcatttgtcaaaGTGCTTTGACTTTTGTCAAGCACAAATATGttcaaatacatttctaaatatagtCTCTCAGTTTGGGGTACTAGAAACTGCATAGCGCATACATAATTATTATCTAAGATAACATCAAGGAAAACATCACTTAGAAAGTTTTAGACTTAAGTATAGCATGTCACCCTGCAGAACATGCTACTGTgagaaaaaatgaactttttgcaAAGTATTGATTGCTGGGTGATCAAtcaaatttttgttgttttacagagTTGGTCTGCAGATTATTTGTGAAGATCTGGAGGAAGAACGAACTGTTGGATTTGTGACTTCAGGATTTTAAGAGACCTGAGATCTCCTGACATGCAATAATACGATCTGGAGTACACCTGTTGTTTCACATTGAATGTTCAAGGTTTGCCTGCACCTGGGCGCTTGTGTTTTGGATTCACTGAATTACCAATGCACGGTGAACCGTGTTTAACAGGAATCTGTGCACTTTGGCTTCAAGTTACTCACCTGTGGAAGCTTCTTCGAATTTGATGAACTGGAAGGTTGGAAGTGTTGTTAGAAGTCAAATCATATTTACAATAAGTTTTTTCGGTAGCCTGACGTGATATTGGTCCACCAGCCATTTATCAACCATATGGGGCGAGAATTAAAGATGTCAAGTTTTCTTGGTTTGGTTCACTGAATCATCCAAAGTATGAGCTGTTGAAAGCAAAAGCAATTCTCATGACTTTATAACATAAAGCACTTCTAGCTATTGTGATGTGACAAATCAGCCCCCCTCCCCTTTTCGCTCTTGACGTAGCACCTTCGCTGTTTTGATGAGGTGAACATATTCAGATCACCACTTTGTGCAAAACAGCTTTGTGTGGTACAAACCCACTCTCCgtttttcactgctgtgtgtgtcttCAGCCGAAAATGAGTGCGTAAAGGAGCTTCTGAGTGTCAGAGCAGGCACGACGTGCTGCTACCACAAGCACCCAGAATAAGAGACTGGACAATCCAAGACTCAAACAGAGTTTCTTTTCAGAGCCCCTTGGATTTGCTTCATTTGTATCCAGTCAACCTGAATGCACGCAGTCATTGTCGGTGAACTAAGGGTGTCGTGGAGAGTCACTCTGGCATTACTGATCAAACACATCCTCTATTCTTCCGCAACTGCACTCCACTGATCAAGAACAACACGTCTCAATCTCTTCCATCACCTTACAATTTTACCTTGGGCTGCACAAGTTTCACTTCCATCTCCTTCTTTGCACCATCCTGGAAACTGGAGTTTGTCTGTGACAGGAGTTGCAGTTGTCCTGAGGCTTCAAAGCCTGTGAAAGAGCGTTGGTTGGGCCCTCTACACAGATACAGCCAAGGACAGGGCCATCGAACTACAGAGCCTTTGTCTCTGGGGTAAGAAGCCACAACATTTAGCTGGAACTTTCCTTGGTATTGATAATTTTGTACTTTAAAAGGAGTTATCACTTATGTAATGGTATGTGAGATTTGTCGTtaagtagattttatttttgtaaagttaGTTCTTGTTAAGTCTTAGTAAATACAGACAATCATACCTAGGCCAAGAGAGCCATAAAACAGAagttagtgtttttgtttttgttttgtgtaaccTAGAAACTTCTAGCTTGTATTTTCTAAAGACGTGACTTATATTCTCCTGAAATGGGCAGGAAGTGAAAATCTGTGATGAAAATGCATGTCATAGATCTTCTTGTGTCGTGTTCAATTTTtaacttcataa
It encodes:
- the LOC109075814 gene encoding transmembrane protein 69, which translates into the protein MLASIIGRHILRNFGGMQRSGLMQVSRKFACLGQRTTHCPTLFTRGLYGQLPPRHVAGSVLGAHSFHWSSHRLKKRPQEESPPRELDLVRYDMSDLKKAPKPALYLGLSGLIPFVSAPLLMAVTELYLPEVAFAQVAYGASIVSFLGGVRWGFALPAGSPAKPDWLNLANSVVPSLIAWTALLFCHDITQSAVLVIMGLGIALHYDLSLLPTYPSWFKAMRTILTVVAFFSLIGTIVIKQYYPEKKYFSDK